The sequence TTACCGTCGCCGCCCTAGATCATCCGGGTAGTAATGCTACCTGGATTTACAGCGGCTCCATTGGCACCGACCCTAGCAGCTTGCTAGCACCATCAGAGTTTGTAGACCGACCCAAAGATGTCAGCTTTTTGCTAGACGAGCTGGCTAAAATGAATCAGCAGCCAGGGGTGCTACAGGGTAAATTAAATACCCAGCAAGTCACCGCCCTCGGTCACTCTTTAGGCGGCTACACAGTCTTAGCTTTGGCTGGGGGAGAGCTAAATATAGAGGATGTGCGACAGTTTTGCAAACAGCGCAATCCCCTTTCTAAACTTGGGGGAGACTGGTTGCAGTGTGCAGCAGCAGGCTTAAAAGACTCGCGATCGCAACTGCGGGATCGACGGGTAGTGCAAGCGATCGCTCTCAACCCTTTAATCGGTCAACTGTTTGGCAAAAATGGTCTGAGCCAAATCAGTACCTCAACATTAATCTTGAGTTCAACCGACGATGTTCTGACGCCAGCACTTACCCATCAATTGCGGCCTTTTACTCAGATCAAAGGTTCCAAGTATCTGCTCACCGCCATCGGTGCCACTCACTTAAGCATTAGTAAATTTGCTGCTGGCAGTTCTGGCGAAGCTTTAACTAAAAATACTCTCGTCAACGAGCGCGTAGGCAAAGTAGCCGAACCGCTGCAACAGTTACTCAAAGGTGTTACTCTCGCTTTCATCAAACAAACAACGCCAGAGGCTAAAACTTACCAGCCCTTTTTAACATCCGCCTACGCTCAGTCCCTTTCGACCGAAGAACTGCCTTTGCGTCTAAATGCAGAGCTACCGACGAATGTATCCAGGTGGCTTGATGTCGCCTCAGCTATTAACAATTAGTCCCCAGACCTATCTATAGTGACTTTGATTCCCGGATGGC is a genomic window of Microcoleus sp. FACHB-831 containing:
- a CDS encoding alpha/beta hydrolase, producing the protein MNLKLDWYSRRAFQSIAQRAPMLAQRCLWWSGLLVLSCSASILPASAAERLTLKIGPFEQSISVEDLEKFAKTGELAGGLKPYASLLTPQVQQLLTRRLQLDPKLADKFVDDLLRSPSGNDLIDKIRTAIPNSSIEQVRGALALAVRGGNGLSAISFLRAYPGENITLDASSALGMALEFNPSYLKSQALGPLLERELNVEGAAFNAPFDAAAPGEQKVQEQTLTLQDKQRDRAIPVNIYWAENTNGPLVVLSHGFAADRNFLDYLARHLASHGLTVAALDHPGSNATWIYSGSIGTDPSSLLAPSEFVDRPKDVSFLLDELAKMNQQPGVLQGKLNTQQVTALGHSLGGYTVLALAGGELNIEDVRQFCKQRNPLSKLGGDWLQCAAAGLKDSRSQLRDRRVVQAIALNPLIGQLFGKNGLSQISTSTLILSSTDDVLTPALTHQLRPFTQIKGSKYLLTAIGATHLSISKFAAGSSGEALTKNTLVNERVGKVAEPLQQLLKGVTLAFIKQTTPEAKTYQPFLTSAYAQSLSTEELPLRLNAELPTNVSRWLDVASAINN